Proteins from one Patescibacteria group bacterium genomic window:
- the murI gene encoding glutamate racemase translates to MIGIFDSGLGGLTVIHEFFKQLPQAGIVYFGDTARTPYGNKGPEIIEGYAHEDTRFLINQGADIIVIACNTASAVAFPGLKKKYPSLPIFEVISPAVKAAVKKTKNKRIGVIGTRATINSGIYKKLIKSKDNEIKVFSQPAPLLVPLVEENWLKRPETKKILKKYLWPLKQKQVDTLILGCTHYPFLKNIIKQKTGKNVALIDSASEIVKEIKKYLEANPEIFKKIKSQKHQFFVSDLTPQAQGLVSKWFDNKVKLEYYNLS, encoded by the coding sequence ATGATTGGCATATTTGATTCAGGCTTAGGGGGGCTTACAGTGATTCATGAATTTTTTAAACAATTGCCTCAAGCCGGTATTGTTTATTTTGGTGACACGGCTCGTACACCTTACGGTAACAAGGGGCCGGAAATAATAGAAGGGTATGCGCATGAAGACACTCGTTTTTTAATTAATCAGGGAGCGGATATAATTGTTATTGCTTGCAATACTGCTTCAGCCGTGGCTTTTCCGGGTTTGAAAAAAAAATATCCCTCTTTACCAATTTTTGAAGTTATTAGCCCGGCGGTTAAAGCGGCCGTAAAAAAAACTAAAAATAAAAGAATTGGCGTTATTGGCACTCGGGCTACTATTAATAGCGGTATCTATAAAAAATTAATTAAATCAAAAGATAATGAAATTAAAGTTTTTTCCCAGCCAGCGCCCTTGTTAGTCCCTCTAGTGGAAGAGAATTGGCTGAAAAGACCGGAAACCAAAAAAATACTAAAAAAATATTTATGGCCCTTAAAGCAAAAGCAAGTTGATACTTTAATTTTAGGCTGTACTCATTATCCTTTTTTGAAAAATATTATTAAGCAAAAAACGGGTAAAAACGTGGCCTTGATTGATTCAGCTAGCGAGATAGTTAAAGAAATTAAAAAATATTTAGAAGCTAATCCGGAAATATTTAAAAAAATTAAATCTCAAAAACACCAGTTTTTTGTTTCTGATTTAACGCCGCAAGCTCAAGGCTTAGTCAGCAAATGGTTTGACAATAAAGTCAAGTTAGAGTATTATAATTTGAGCTAA